The Amycolatopsis sp. 195334CR genome window below encodes:
- a CDS encoding bifunctional uroporphyrinogen-III C-methyltransferase/uroporphyrinogen-III synthase → MTPARKTTGRVAFVGSGPGDAGLLTVRAQELLGKAEVVVTDPDVPAGVLAFAHPDAEVRPAVGDPAEVAKDLVNEAKSGRLVLRLVAGDPLTQSAAVAEVQAVAKTSAVFDVVPGVSPGAAVPAYAGVALGGTHIEVDVRGEVDWAALAGTGAPLVLHATSSHLAEAASRLTEHGLAPATPVAVTSNGTINTQRTVDSTLASLSADAGELVGPLVVTVGQAAGQRSKLSWWESRALYGWKVLVPRTKEQAGDMADRLHSHGATSHEVPTISVEPPRSPAQMERSVKGLVDGRYQWLVFTSTNAVRAVWEKFEEFGLDARAFSGVKIACVGEATAAKVRSFGIIPELVPTGEQSSEGLLAEFPPYDDVLDPVDRVLLPRADIATETLSAGLRERGWEIDDVTAYRTVRAAPPPADTREMIKTGGFDAVCFTSSSTVRNLVGIAGKPHTRTLVACIGPKTAETATEFGLRVDVQPEVPNVTALVDALAAHAARLRAEGALPPPRKAKRARRS, encoded by the coding sequence ATGACCCCCGCGCGCAAGACCACCGGGCGCGTCGCCTTCGTGGGCTCGGGCCCCGGCGACGCCGGTCTGCTGACCGTCCGCGCCCAGGAGCTGCTGGGCAAGGCCGAGGTCGTGGTGACCGATCCGGACGTGCCCGCCGGCGTGCTGGCCTTCGCCCACCCCGACGCCGAGGTGCGCCCCGCCGTGGGGGACCCGGCCGAAGTGGCCAAGGACCTGGTCAACGAGGCCAAGTCGGGCCGGCTGGTGCTCCGGCTGGTCGCCGGTGACCCGCTGACCCAGTCCGCCGCGGTGGCCGAGGTGCAGGCCGTGGCCAAGACCAGCGCCGTGTTCGACGTGGTGCCCGGCGTCTCGCCCGGTGCCGCGGTGCCCGCCTACGCCGGGGTCGCGCTCGGCGGCACGCACATCGAGGTCGACGTGCGCGGTGAGGTCGACTGGGCCGCGCTGGCCGGCACCGGTGCCCCGCTGGTGCTGCACGCCACCTCCAGCCACCTCGCCGAAGCCGCCTCCCGGCTGACCGAGCACGGGCTGGCCCCGGCCACCCCGGTCGCGGTCACCTCGAACGGCACCATCAACACCCAGCGCACGGTGGACTCCACGCTGGCCTCGCTCTCGGCGGACGCCGGTGAGCTGGTCGGCCCGCTGGTGGTCACCGTCGGGCAGGCCGCCGGGCAGCGCTCGAAGCTGTCGTGGTGGGAGTCGCGCGCGCTGTACGGCTGGAAGGTGCTGGTCCCGCGCACCAAGGAGCAGGCGGGCGACATGGCCGACCGGCTGCACAGCCACGGCGCCACCTCGCACGAGGTGCCGACCATCTCGGTCGAACCGCCGCGCAGCCCGGCGCAGATGGAGCGCTCGGTCAAGGGCCTGGTCGACGGCCGGTACCAGTGGCTGGTGTTCACCTCCACCAACGCGGTGCGCGCGGTGTGGGAGAAGTTCGAGGAGTTCGGCCTGGACGCGCGGGCGTTCTCCGGCGTGAAGATCGCCTGCGTCGGCGAGGCGACCGCGGCGAAGGTGCGCTCGTTCGGCATCATCCCGGAGCTGGTGCCGACCGGTGAGCAGTCCTCGGAGGGCCTGCTGGCCGAGTTCCCGCCGTACGACGACGTGCTGGACCCGGTCGACCGGGTGCTGCTGCCGCGGGCGGACATCGCCACCGAGACGCTGTCCGCCGGGCTGCGCGAGCGCGGCTGGGAGATCGACGACGTGACGGCCTACCGGACCGTCCGGGCCGCCCCGCCGCCCGCCGACACCCGCGAGATGATCAAGACCGGCGGCTTCGACGCGGTGTGCTTCACCTCGTCGTCCACCGTGCGGAACCTGGTCGGCATCGCGGGCAAGCCGCACACCCGGACCCTGGTGGCCTGCATCGGCCCGAAGACCGCGGAGACGGCGACGGAGTTCGGCCTGCGCGTGGACGTGCAGCCGGAGGTGCCGAACGTGACCGCGCTGGTGGACGCGCTCGCCGCGCACGCCGCCCGGCTGCGGGCGGAGGGCGCCCTGCCCCCGCCGCGCAAGGCGAAGCGCGCTCGCCGCTCGTAG
- a CDS encoding redox-sensing transcriptional repressor Rex codes for MVAQGGHRGRRGGSARQAGTPDADNAPTAEMPTVPVNGNGANGASGVNGVADPVRAKSIPEAAVARLAVYLRVLSAMAEQGATTVSSEELSSAAGVNSAKLRKDLSYLGSYGTRGVGYEVSVLVGHIERTLGLTRKHKVAVVGIGNLGHALANYGGFPGRGFPVEALFDLDPDLIGVPVGGLPVSHLDEIPKVCAEREISIGVIATPPTAAQSVCDRLVAGGVQCILNFAPVVLQAPPHVEVRKVDLAVELQILSFHVARRADEEAGVNGVANNGMVVRS; via the coding sequence GTGGTCGCACAGGGGGGCCATCGGGGCCGCCGAGGTGGTTCGGCCAGGCAGGCGGGCACCCCCGACGCCGACAACGCGCCGACCGCCGAGATGCCGACCGTGCCGGTGAACGGCAACGGGGCCAACGGGGCCAGTGGAGTCAATGGGGTCGCCGACCCGGTCCGCGCCAAGTCCATTCCCGAGGCCGCCGTCGCCCGCCTCGCCGTCTACCTGCGGGTGCTCTCCGCGATGGCGGAGCAGGGCGCGACCACGGTCTCCAGCGAAGAGCTCTCCTCGGCCGCCGGGGTCAACTCGGCGAAGCTGCGTAAGGACCTGTCCTACCTCGGTTCCTACGGCACCCGCGGCGTCGGCTACGAGGTCTCGGTGCTGGTCGGCCACATCGAGCGCACGCTCGGGCTGACCCGCAAGCACAAGGTGGCCGTGGTCGGCATCGGCAACCTCGGCCACGCGCTGGCCAACTACGGCGGTTTCCCCGGCCGGGGCTTCCCGGTGGAGGCCCTGTTCGACCTCGACCCCGACCTGATCGGCGTGCCGGTCGGCGGGCTGCCGGTCTCCCACCTGGACGAGATCCCGAAGGTGTGCGCCGAGCGCGAGATCTCCATCGGCGTGATCGCCACCCCGCCGACCGCCGCGCAGTCGGTCTGCGACCGGCTGGTGGCCGGTGGCGTGCAGTGCATCCTCAACTTCGCGCCGGTGGTGCTCCAGGCTCCGCCCCACGTCGAGGTGCGCAAGGTAGACCTGGCGGTGGAACTGCAGATCCTCTCGTTCCACGTGGCGCGCAGGGCCGACGAAGAAGCGGGTGTGAACGGCGTGGCGAACAACGGCATGGTGGTGCGATCGTGA
- the hemB gene encoding porphobilinogen synthase gives MFPEHRPRRLRVTPAMRRLVSETTLRPRQLILPMFVAEGADAPRPIASMPGVVQHTRDSLRKAAVEAVRAGVGGLMLFGIPERHDAIGSGATDENGILNVALRDLKAELGDETVLMADTCLDEFTDHGHCGVLDANGGVDNDATLERYAEMALAQARAGAHLLGPSGMMDGQVGVIRRALDDAGFTDTGILAYSAKYSSAFFGPFREAVNSQLKGDRKTYQQDPGNAREALREIELDVAEGADMVMVKPALAYLDIVRAAAEVSPVPVAAYNISGEYAMVEAAVANGWLNREATILEVLTSIRRAGADSILTYWAAEAARWLD, from the coding sequence GTGTTTCCCGAACATCGCCCCCGCCGGTTGCGTGTCACCCCCGCGATGCGGCGCCTCGTCAGTGAGACCACGCTCCGCCCGCGGCAGCTGATCCTGCCGATGTTCGTGGCCGAGGGCGCCGACGCGCCGCGGCCGATCGCGAGCATGCCGGGCGTGGTCCAGCACACCCGCGACTCGCTGCGCAAGGCGGCCGTCGAAGCCGTGCGCGCGGGCGTCGGCGGGCTCATGCTGTTCGGCATCCCGGAGCGGCACGACGCCATCGGCTCCGGTGCCACCGACGAGAACGGCATCCTCAACGTCGCCCTCCGCGATCTCAAGGCCGAACTGGGCGACGAGACCGTGCTGATGGCCGACACCTGCCTCGACGAGTTCACCGACCACGGCCACTGCGGCGTGCTCGACGCGAACGGCGGCGTGGACAACGACGCCACCCTGGAGCGCTACGCCGAAATGGCGCTCGCGCAGGCGCGGGCCGGGGCGCACCTGCTCGGCCCGAGCGGGATGATGGACGGTCAGGTCGGCGTGATCCGCCGCGCGCTGGACGACGCCGGATTCACCGACACCGGGATTCTCGCCTATTCCGCGAAGTACTCCAGCGCCTTTTTCGGCCCCTTCCGCGAGGCGGTCAACTCGCAGCTCAAGGGCGACCGCAAGACCTACCAGCAGGACCCGGGCAACGCGCGGGAAGCGCTGCGCGAGATCGAGCTGGACGTGGCCGAGGGCGCGGACATGGTGATGGTCAAGCCCGCGCTCGCGTACCTGGACATCGTGCGCGCTGCTGCGGAGGTCTCGCCGGTGCCGGTGGCCGCGTACAACATCTCCGGCGAGTACGCGATGGTCGAGGCCGCGGTGGCGAACGGCTGGCTGAACCGCGAAGCGACCATCCTCGAGGTCCTGACCTCGATCCGCCGGGCCGGGGCCGACTCGATCCTCACCTATTGGGCGGCCGAAGCGGCGCGCTGGCTGGACTGA
- a CDS encoding BTAD domain-containing putative transcriptional regulator, with protein MEFEVLGPMRVRRADGPSQPAGRLQRILLGVLLTRANRPVPVDVLTDAMWGERADRRAAQKLQLHVHRLRGLLGEPDRLVFDSGGYLLRVLPGELDAERFASLSGEASDDPALARKALDLWQGTPFEGLDVPLLTDEARRLAETRLNLLEALFEAELTAGRHLAVVGELGALAGAHPLRERLHALLVRALYRGGRQADALAACRTARRVLRDELGLEPGAELRELEQAIFEGRETEPAGPSPVPAQLPAQARGFTGRERELAELDVLTPLSVITGTAGAGKTALALRWAHRTRDRFPDGQLYADLHGYGPDRPADPSDVLAGFLRALGVDGAALSPVLAERSAKFRTQVAGRRLLIVLDNARTAEQVRPLLPGTGSCVVLVTSRDTLTGLAAVDGARRHELDRLSPAASLTLLRELTGDRVDAEPEAAAEVIELCARLPLALRIAAESIRDRPARSISALVEELADERARLDLLDADGDPRAAVRSAFSWSFQHLPAEAARVFRLLGLHPGHDTGEQAVAALADTDLRTARRALGQLRRANLVEAGPDGRYAMHDLLRAYAGESAGEDDEASRRILGWYVHSAIAARAALDPHARPMWSDAVEPPSHLPVFGDRAAALAWFELERENFGAAVRDAVARGYTTVAWQLASALLIYFYSSRRWDDWLGTHRTALEGADALGRAHMLNGLGVAYDDLHDHDRAIACHLEAAELFDAEDDGLAAAWNQNNLGVAYDNAKRFPEAAACYEDGLRRFRALDDPRGEGYCLNNLGDVLRQQGSYAEAEAYLREAMEVHRRAADTPARRFTLCTLGDLHRDSGEPERALEAYREAVEISRLLNESWRAARVQARLGAVLHSIGRDGEAREFLREALEVFLRNGDAEAAEVRKLLAEIG; from the coding sequence ATGGAGTTCGAAGTGCTCGGCCCGATGCGCGTCCGCCGGGCCGACGGTCCGTCCCAGCCGGCCGGGAGATTGCAGCGGATCCTCTTGGGAGTGCTGCTGACCAGGGCGAACCGCCCGGTCCCCGTCGACGTGCTGACCGACGCGATGTGGGGGGAGCGCGCCGACCGGCGGGCCGCGCAGAAGCTGCAGCTGCACGTCCACCGGCTGCGCGGGCTGCTCGGCGAACCGGACCGGCTGGTCTTCGACTCCGGCGGCTACCTGCTGCGCGTGCTGCCCGGTGAGCTGGACGCGGAGAGATTCGCGTCACTTTCCGGCGAGGCGTCCGACGACCCCGCACTGGCCAGGAAGGCGCTGGACCTGTGGCAGGGCACGCCGTTCGAGGGGCTCGACGTGCCGTTGCTCACCGACGAAGCCCGGCGCCTCGCCGAGACCCGGCTCAACCTGCTGGAGGCGTTGTTCGAGGCGGAGCTGACCGCCGGGCGGCACCTGGCCGTGGTGGGTGAGCTGGGCGCGCTGGCCGGGGCGCACCCGTTGCGCGAACGCCTGCACGCGCTGCTCGTCCGGGCCCTGTACCGCGGCGGCAGGCAGGCCGACGCGCTCGCCGCGTGCCGGACCGCCCGCCGCGTGCTGCGGGACGAGCTGGGCCTGGAGCCGGGCGCCGAACTGCGGGAACTCGAACAGGCGATCTTCGAAGGCCGCGAGACCGAGCCAGCCGGGCCGTCACCCGTTCCGGCGCAACTCCCCGCGCAGGCACGCGGGTTCACCGGCCGCGAGCGCGAACTCGCCGAGCTGGACGTGCTCACCCCGCTGTCGGTGATCACCGGGACCGCGGGCGCGGGCAAGACGGCGCTGGCGCTGCGCTGGGCCCACCGCACGCGCGACCGGTTCCCCGACGGGCAGCTCTACGCCGACCTGCACGGCTACGGCCCCGACCGCCCCGCCGACCCGTCCGACGTGCTCGCCGGGTTCCTGCGCGCGCTCGGGGTGGACGGCGCCGCGCTGTCGCCGGTGCTCGCCGAGCGCTCGGCGAAGTTCCGCACGCAGGTCGCCGGGCGGCGGCTGCTGATCGTGCTGGACAACGCGCGGACCGCCGAGCAGGTGCGGCCGCTGCTGCCCGGCACCGGTTCGTGCGTGGTGCTGGTGACCAGCCGCGACACGCTGACCGGACTGGCCGCGGTCGACGGCGCGCGGCGGCACGAGCTCGACCGGCTGTCCCCGGCGGCCTCGCTCACCCTGCTCCGCGAGCTGACCGGCGACCGCGTGGACGCCGAGCCCGAAGCCGCCGCCGAGGTGATCGAGCTGTGCGCGCGGCTGCCGCTGGCGCTGCGGATCGCCGCCGAGTCCATTCGCGACCGGCCAGCTCGCAGCATTTCCGCACTGGTCGAGGAACTGGCCGACGAACGCGCGCGGCTCGACCTGCTCGACGCCGACGGGGACCCGAGGGCCGCCGTCCGCTCGGCCTTCTCGTGGTCGTTCCAGCACCTGCCCGCGGAAGCCGCCAGGGTGTTCCGGCTGCTCGGGCTGCACCCCGGGCACGACACCGGTGAGCAGGCGGTGGCCGCGCTGGCGGACACCGACCTGCGGACCGCGCGGCGCGCGCTCGGGCAGCTCCGGCGCGCGAACCTGGTCGAGGCCGGCCCCGACGGCCGCTACGCGATGCATGACCTTCTGCGGGCATATGCCGGTGAGTCGGCCGGTGAGGACGATGAGGCGTCACGGCGGATCCTCGGCTGGTACGTGCATTCGGCGATCGCCGCGCGGGCCGCGCTCGATCCGCACGCCCGGCCGATGTGGAGCGACGCCGTCGAACCGCCGTCCCACCTGCCCGTCTTCGGCGACCGCGCGGCGGCACTGGCCTGGTTCGAGCTGGAGCGGGAGAACTTCGGCGCGGCCGTCCGCGACGCCGTGGCCCGCGGGTACACCACGGTCGCCTGGCAGCTGGCGTCGGCGTTGCTCATCTACTTCTATTCGAGCCGCCGCTGGGACGACTGGCTGGGCACGCACCGGACCGCGCTCGAAGGCGCCGACGCGCTGGGCCGCGCGCACATGCTGAACGGGCTCGGCGTGGCCTACGACGACCTGCACGACCACGACCGGGCGATCGCTTGTCACCTGGAGGCGGCTGAGCTCTTTGACGCCGAGGATGACGGGCTCGCGGCGGCGTGGAACCAGAACAACCTCGGTGTGGCCTACGACAACGCGAAGCGGTTCCCCGAAGCCGCCGCCTGCTACGAGGACGGCCTGCGGCGGTTCCGCGCGCTCGACGACCCGCGTGGCGAGGGCTACTGCCTGAACAACCTCGGCGATGTGCTCCGGCAGCAAGGTTCCTACGCCGAAGCCGAGGCGTACCTGCGGGAAGCGATGGAGGTCCATCGGCGGGCCGCCGACACCCCCGCGCGCCGGTTCACCCTGTGCACGCTCGGAGATCTGCACCGCGACAGCGGTGAGCCGGAACGCGCGCTGGAGGCGTACCGGGAGGCGGTGGAGATCAGCAGGCTGCTCAACGAAAGCTGGCGCGCGGCGCGGGTCCAGGCGCGCCTCGGTGCGGTCCTGCACAGCATCGGGCGGGACGGCGAAGCGCGCGAGTTCCTGCGCGAGGCGCTGGAGGTGTTCCTGCGCAACGGCGACGCGGAGGCGGCGGAAGTGCGGAAACTGCTCGCCGAGATCGGGTGA
- a CDS encoding ABC transporter ATP-binding protein, which translates to MSPVIEVTGLRKTYGDGETAVHALRGVDLVVPRGEYVAIMGASGSGKSTLLNVLGCLDVPTGGEYVLDSVPVSALRESQLSLLRNRKIGFVFQSFNLVPRVSALSNVELPLVYAGLRRARRRDRAMAALELVGLTDRAKHVPSELSGGQQQRVALARALVTAPALLLADEPTGNLDRASTAEVLAVFDRLHALGRTIVVITHEDEVAAHAHRVVRVSDGRIVADEAGW; encoded by the coding sequence GTGAGCCCGGTCATCGAGGTCACCGGGCTGCGCAAGACCTACGGCGACGGGGAAACCGCCGTGCACGCGTTGCGCGGGGTGGATCTGGTGGTGCCGCGCGGCGAGTACGTGGCGATCATGGGCGCGTCCGGTTCGGGCAAGTCGACGCTGCTGAACGTGCTCGGCTGCCTGGACGTGCCGACCGGTGGTGAGTACGTGCTCGACTCGGTGCCGGTGAGCGCGTTGCGCGAGAGCCAGCTTTCCTTGCTGCGCAACCGGAAGATCGGCTTCGTGTTCCAGTCCTTCAACCTGGTTCCCCGGGTCAGTGCACTGTCCAATGTGGAACTTCCGTTGGTGTACGCCGGGCTGCGCCGGGCGCGGCGGCGGGATCGGGCGATGGCCGCGCTGGAACTGGTCGGCCTCACCGATCGCGCGAAGCACGTGCCCAGCGAACTGTCCGGCGGGCAGCAGCAACGGGTCGCGCTGGCCAGGGCGCTGGTCACCGCGCCGGCGCTGCTGCTGGCCGACGAGCCGACCGGCAACCTCGACCGGGCCAGCACCGCCGAGGTGCTCGCCGTGTTCGACCGGCTGCACGCGCTCGGCCGGACGATCGTGGTGATCACGCACGAGGACGAGGTCGCCGCGCACGCCCACCGGGTGGTCCGGGTCAGCGACGGGCGGATCGTGGCCGACGAGGCGGGGTGGTGA
- a CDS encoding efflux RND transporter periplasmic adaptor subunit encodes MTKRRTWLINGVLVLALGGAAFGAYQAFAPAEGGAQAQSRTTPVTRADVTESVSAAGTVASVYTANADFGTAGAVATIEVAVGDTVTAGQRLATLDSAQADRKLDLAQSELAAAEEELANAPETSAALQAKVDQAEIDVADAKTAVANTVLKAPGAGTVTTINGYVGQQVGNGSAGFVVLTDLQNYVVDSSIAEVDTAKVKTGQQATITVNALSGKEITATVESIALTPAESGDTVTYPAKLKLAEPPEGLRPGQSASVSITVAEAENALAVPAAAVKGGGTVLVRRDGQDVPVRVELGVRGQALVEVKSGLAEGDQVVLEAAEARR; translated from the coding sequence ATGACCAAACGCCGTACCTGGCTGATCAACGGGGTACTCGTCCTGGCGCTCGGTGGCGCCGCGTTCGGGGCGTACCAGGCGTTCGCGCCCGCCGAGGGCGGCGCGCAGGCGCAGTCCAGGACCACCCCGGTGACCAGGGCGGACGTCACCGAGTCGGTGTCCGCGGCGGGCACCGTGGCCAGCGTGTACACGGCGAACGCCGATTTCGGCACCGCGGGTGCGGTGGCCACCATCGAGGTCGCGGTCGGCGACACCGTCACCGCCGGGCAGCGACTGGCCACTTTGGACAGTGCGCAGGCGGACCGCAAGCTGGACCTGGCCCAGAGCGAACTGGCCGCCGCCGAGGAGGAACTGGCGAACGCGCCGGAGACCAGCGCGGCTCTGCAAGCGAAGGTGGACCAGGCCGAGATCGATGTGGCCGACGCCAAGACCGCCGTCGCGAACACCGTGCTGAAGGCGCCGGGCGCCGGCACGGTCACCACCATCAACGGTTACGTCGGGCAGCAGGTCGGCAACGGCTCGGCCGGTTTCGTGGTGCTCACCGATCTCCAGAACTACGTGGTCGACTCGTCGATCGCCGAGGTCGACACGGCCAAGGTGAAAACCGGCCAGCAGGCCACCATCACGGTCAACGCGTTGTCCGGCAAGGAGATCACCGCGACCGTCGAGTCGATCGCGCTCACCCCCGCGGAGAGCGGCGACACGGTGACCTACCCGGCGAAGCTGAAGTTGGCCGAACCGCCGGAGGGCCTGCGGCCGGGCCAGTCGGCGAGCGTGTCGATCACCGTGGCCGAGGCCGAGAACGCGCTCGCGGTGCCCGCCGCCGCGGTCAAGGGCGGCGGCACGGTGCTGGTGCGGCGTGACGGCCAGGACGTGCCGGTGCGGGTGGAACTCGGGGTGCGCGGCCAGGCGCTGGTCGAGGTGAAGTCCGGGCTGGCCGAGGGCGACCAGGTGGTGCTGGAAGCGGCGGAGGCGCGGCGGTGA
- a CDS encoding glutamyl-tRNA reductase — MSILAIGLSHRTADLTMLERAAVPAAELGKVLHELQQAPHIAEVMVLSTCNRIEVFAVVDAFHGGLSDVSAVLARQAGVEPAALYDNLYVHYAGAAVEHMFSVASGLDSMVIGETQILGQVRTAYATAREAGTVGRVLHELTQTTLRVGKRVQTETGLGELGASVVSEALRAAGDIEGKHALVIGAGSMGALTGSHLRKAGIGSITVANRTLANAQRLAASIAEQGVPATAVPMTELTAAVGRADVVVSSTGAADAVLDTSHVLPRDGRELVICDLGLPRDVEPAVAELAGVRVVDLETVRRRMSAATGTSETDRQLAKATGIVLDEVREYLAGQRSAEVTPTVTALRKRAAEVVDAELLRLDNRLPELDTTVREELGRTVRRVVDKLLHAPTVRVKQLAGQDAGTDYASALRELFELDPAAPQVVARPSDPQETNGELQ; from the coding sequence GTGAGCATTCTGGCCATCGGGCTCTCCCACCGCACCGCGGACCTGACCATGCTGGAGCGGGCCGCGGTGCCCGCCGCCGAGCTGGGCAAGGTGCTCCACGAACTGCAGCAGGCCCCGCACATCGCCGAGGTCATGGTGCTCTCGACGTGCAACCGCATCGAGGTCTTCGCGGTGGTCGACGCCTTCCACGGTGGGCTGTCCGACGTCTCCGCGGTGCTCGCGCGCCAGGCCGGGGTCGAACCCGCCGCGCTGTACGACAACCTCTACGTGCACTACGCCGGTGCCGCCGTCGAGCACATGTTCTCGGTGGCCTCCGGCCTCGACTCGATGGTCATCGGCGAGACGCAGATCCTCGGCCAGGTGCGCACCGCCTACGCCACCGCGCGGGAGGCGGGCACGGTCGGCCGCGTGCTGCACGAGCTGACCCAGACCACCCTGCGCGTCGGCAAGCGCGTGCAGACCGAGACCGGCCTCGGCGAGCTGGGCGCCTCCGTGGTGTCCGAGGCGCTGCGGGCCGCCGGGGACATCGAGGGCAAGCACGCGCTGGTCATCGGTGCCGGGTCGATGGGCGCGCTGACCGGCTCGCACCTGCGCAAGGCGGGCATCGGCTCGATCACCGTGGCGAACCGCACGCTGGCCAACGCCCAGCGGCTGGCCGCCTCGATCGCCGAGCAGGGCGTGCCCGCCACCGCGGTGCCGATGACCGAGCTGACCGCGGCGGTCGGCCGGGCGGACGTGGTGGTCTCCAGCACCGGTGCCGCCGACGCCGTGCTCGACACCTCGCACGTGCTCCCGCGCGACGGCCGTGAGCTGGTCATCTGCGATCTCGGCCTGCCGAGGGACGTCGAACCGGCCGTCGCCGAGCTGGCCGGCGTCCGGGTGGTCGACCTGGAGACCGTCCGCCGCCGGATGAGCGCGGCGACCGGCACCTCCGAGACCGACCGCCAGCTCGCCAAGGCCACCGGCATCGTGCTGGACGAGGTGCGCGAGTACCTCGCCGGCCAGCGCAGCGCCGAGGTCACCCCGACCGTCACCGCCCTGCGCAAGCGGGCCGCGGAGGTGGTCGACGCCGAGTTGCTGCGGCTGGACAACCGGCTGCCGGAACTCGACACCACGGTCCGCGAGGAGCTGGGCCGCACCGTCCGCCGCGTGGTGGACAAGCTCCTGCACGCGCCGACCGTGCGCGTGAAGCAACTCGCCGGACAGGACGCCGGAACCGACTACGCCAGCGCGCTGCGCGAGCTGTTCGAGCTCGACCCCGCCGCGCCGCAGGTGGTCGCGCGTCCCTCCGATCCACAAGAAACCAACGGTGAACTTCAGTGA
- the hemC gene encoding hydroxymethylbilane synthase, translated as MSRTIRIGTRGSKLALAQTGTVAKALEETGAKVELVTISTPGDRSSAPITEIGIGVFTSALRDALTAGEIDVAVHSYKDLPTAPAPGLVIAAVPPRADPRDALIARDGLTLGELPPGSTVGTGSPRRTAQLRALGLGLEIVPIRGNIDTRMGKVFSGELDAVVLARAGLARVGKLDRITETLDPIQLLPAPAQGALAVECRSDDAEVAALLQSTLDDEATRIAVTAERAMLAALEAGCSAPVGALAEVVEDLDENGSVIERVSLRGTAAVGGDGEAVDMLRASAVAGKAEAEKLGRELAAELLDLGAGALTAN; from the coding sequence GTGAGCAGGACCATCAGGATCGGCACGCGCGGCAGCAAGCTCGCGCTGGCCCAGACCGGCACCGTGGCCAAGGCGCTGGAAGAGACCGGCGCCAAGGTCGAGCTGGTCACCATCTCCACCCCCGGCGACCGCTCCAGCGCGCCGATCACCGAGATCGGCATCGGGGTGTTCACCTCCGCGCTGCGCGACGCGCTGACCGCCGGGGAGATCGACGTCGCCGTGCACTCCTACAAGGACCTCCCCACGGCGCCCGCGCCGGGACTGGTGATCGCGGCGGTCCCGCCGCGCGCCGACCCGCGTGACGCGCTGATCGCCCGTGACGGCCTGACCCTCGGCGAACTGCCGCCGGGGTCGACCGTGGGCACCGGCTCGCCGCGGCGGACCGCGCAGCTGCGCGCGCTCGGCCTCGGCCTGGAGATCGTGCCGATCCGCGGCAACATCGACACCCGCATGGGCAAGGTGTTCAGCGGTGAGCTCGACGCGGTGGTGCTGGCCAGGGCCGGCCTGGCCAGGGTCGGCAAGCTGGACCGGATCACCGAGACGCTCGACCCGATCCAGCTGCTGCCCGCGCCCGCGCAGGGCGCGCTGGCGGTGGAGTGCCGGTCGGACGACGCCGAGGTGGCCGCGCTGCTCCAGTCCACTTTGGACGACGAAGCCACCCGGATCGCGGTGACCGCGGAACGGGCCATGCTGGCCGCGCTGGAGGCCGGGTGCAGTGCCCCGGTCGGGGCGCTGGCCGAAGTGGTGGAGGACCTCGACGAGAACGGCTCGGTGATCGAGCGGGTTTCGCTGCGGGGCACCGCGGCCGTCGGTGGTGACGGTGAAGCGGTGGACATGCTGCGCGCCTCCGCGGTGGCCGGCAAGGCCGAGGCGGAGAAGCTCGGCCGCGAGCTGGCCGCCGAGTTGCTCGACCTCGGCGCCGGCGCGCTGACCGCGAACTGA